The following coding sequences are from one Dermacentor andersoni chromosome 5, qqDerAnde1_hic_scaffold, whole genome shotgun sequence window:
- the LOC140218398 gene encoding uncharacterized protein, whose translation MSNVRSLAAHAKDVHHDHILRHSSVLCFAETWMDPEEPLEIIDFLYCCGARRDHNRAAGVAIYLRTGLSAIPVEMFGTSHEVGELCAAKLPNGLLVVAAYFAPTALTKDVVHFLQLALTVHRSTPMLVVGDFNVDIKTNSNFLTLMRENIPFLSLVTRPTAVTTSRGTCIDLVFENQALVYQVEHISVYFSDHKASFMTVKNC comes from the exons ATGAG TAACGTACGCTCCCTTGCCGCACATGCCAAGGACGTACACCACGATCACATTCTGCGCCATTCCTCTGTACTTTGCTTTGCTGAAACCTGGATGGATCCCGAAGAGCCTCTCGAAATCATAGATTTCCTATACTGCTGTGGTGCTCGCAGAGAccacaacagagcggcgggagtcgctatctacttgcgcacaggtctctctgcaataccagtcgaaatgtttggcacgtcacatgaagttggcgaactgtgcgccgcaaagttgcccaacggcttgctggtagtagctgcctacttcgcccctaccgccctcacgaaagacgtcgtgcacttcctgcaactcgcgttaaccgtccatcgatccacaccgatgttagtagtgggggactttaatgttgacataaagacaaacagcaatttcctaacacttatgcgggagaacatcccgttcctctcgctcgtaacgcgtcccacggctgtgacaacctcgcgaggcacttgtatagatctcgtctttgagaatcaagcattggtgtaccaagtcgaacatatatcagtctatttctccgaccacaaagcttccttcatgactgtcaagaactgttag